The genomic window GAACAATCGGCCGAGAAAACGACTTGGATTTCTCACCCCATTAGAGTATATTTCTAGGCAAGTTAAACAAATTTACTTGGCGACTTAAATTCGCCCACAAAAAACAAAAGAGATATTCTTCAGAGGCTGGATATAGGTTCGTAACAAAGCCTCCATTTTTACATTCGGGAAAGCTCTTATCTGTTGAAATTCATCTATAGCAACGATAACCTTATTCTTTTGAGTTTCCAAGAAGTCAAAGATGGACTTAAGAGTAGCCACCTTCTGATTTTCATTTTGATAGGCTATACTCACTTGAGGCGCCCCCGTAATGGAATCAAAGCTCAGCAAAGGGCGAACACCACCCATAGCCGAAAAAAACTTTTTTACCAGGGAATTTTCCTGAGCACTCGCCACTACAGCCTCAGAGAACAGTTTTACAAAGTCCTCTAGATTGTTTGCCGAATAAATATCCACATAACAGGTGACAATCTTACGATGCTTTGATTTTATCTCATCAAAGACTCGATAGATTAAACCCGTTTTGCCATACCTGCGGGGAGAAATCAAGGTCACGTTGTCTCCCGACAACAATAGACTAGACACGTGAGCAGTTTCGCTCACTCGGTCACAGAATAATTCACTAGACTTATAAGGCTTTACTACAAACGGATTTTCCATAGCGGCTCCATTTTACAAAATGCATTTTACAAAATGTAAAATACAAAATGTTTAATATAAAGTCAACTTTTCGGGGACAATCTCCATACAAAAAAAAGAAAGAAGTCCCTTTCGGAACTTCTTTCTTCAAATCGATCTGATTTTGAGAATCTGAATAATTTGAGATAGAACAAAAAATATCCAGATTCAAAGATTTGTTTCTGGAATTAACCCAGAACAACCTCAACCTTGTGAACGCCAGAAGTGAAC from Fibrobacter sp. UWR4 includes these protein-coding regions:
- a CDS encoding P-loop NTPase fold protein, whose amino-acid sequence is MENPFVVKPYKSSELFCDRVSETAHVSSLLLSGDNVTLISPRRYGKTGLIYRVFDEIKSKHRKIVTCYVDIYSANNLEDFVKLFSEAVVASAQENSLVKKFFSAMGGVRPLLSFDSITGAPQVSIAYQNENQKVATLKSIFDFLETQKNKVIVAIDEFQQIRAFPNVKMEALLRTYIQPLKNISFVFCGRI